One Vanrija pseudolonga chromosome 5, complete sequence genomic window, CACCGCCTACCGTGTCATTGCGGACCACATCCGCACTCTCACCATCGCCATCTCGGACGGCGGTGTTCCCGACAAGGACGGCCGTGGCTACGTTCTCCGCCGTATCCTCCGTCGCGGTGTGCGCTACGCCAACAGCAAGCTCAACGCCCCTACCGGCCAGTTCTTCTCGTCGCTTGTTGACACTGTTGTCGAGAACCTCGGTGGCATCTTCCCCGAGCTCACCAAGAAGATtcccgaggtcaaggagatcctcgacgaggaggagcagtcGTTTGCTCGTACCctcaagcgcggcgaggtcctCTTCAACAAGTACGCCGATGCTGCTCTTGCCACGCCCGAGAAGACTCTCCAGGGCAAGGACACTTGGCGTCTGTATGACACCTACGGTTTCCCCGTCGACCTTACCGAGAtcatggccgacgagcgcggcctcaAGATCGACCAGGAGGCCTTTGAGAAGGCTCGTCTTGAGTCGCTCGAGGCTTCGAAGGCtggcggcaagaagggcgccgccgccggtgtgAAGCTCGACGTTCACGACCTCGgtgccctcgaggccaacgACGCCGTCCCCAAGACCGACGACTCGTTCAAGTACGGCAAGGGTGACGTTGAtgccaaggtcaaggcgaTCTACCACCAGGGCAAGTTCCTCAAGTCGACTGCCGAGGTCCCTACTGGCGAGTCGTTCGGCATTCTCCTCGACAAGACCAACTTCTACGCCGAGTCTGGTGGTCAGGAGTATGACACTGGCTCCATCACCATTGACGGCCAGGCCGAGttcaaggtcgaggacgttCAGGTCTTCAACGGCTACGTGCTCCacgtcggccagctcgccgagggtgagATCAAGGTTGACGACTCGGTCATTGCCTCGTACGATGAGCTCCGCCGCTGGCCTATCCGCAACAACCACACCGGCACCCACATCCTCAACTACGCGCTCCGTGAGGTCCTCGGTGACAGCATCGACCAGAAGGGATCCCTTGTTGCGGAGAACCGTCTCCGTTTCGACTTCTCGTACAACAAGTCCATCCCACCTGCGGAGCTCACCAAGGTTGAGGACATCTCGAACCAGTGgatcaagaaggccgcgccCGTCTACTCGAAGGAGCTCCCTCTCAGCACCGCCATGAAGATTCCCGGCCTCCGCGCCGTCTTCGGCGAGCGCTACCCCGACCCCGTTCGCGTCGTCTCCCTCCTCTACCccctcgaggacattgagAAGGACATTGAGAACAACAAGtgggcctcgacctcgatcgAGTTCTGCGGTGGCACTCACGTGCAGAAGACggacgagatcaaggagctGGTCATCATTGAGGAGTCGTCTATCGCCAAGGGCATCCGCCGTATCGTTGCCGTTACCGGCCAGCACGCCTACGAGGTGCAGCGCAAGGGTGCCGAGTTTgagaagaagctcgagcgcattgccggcctcgagggcaaggagaaggaggccgccCTGAAGCCCTTCCCTGGAGAGCTCGGCAAGAGCGGCATCTCGCTCCTCACCAAGCACAAGCTCAACGAGCGCTTCAACAAGATCactgccgaggtcgccgctgccctcaaGGCGCAGTCTGCGGCTGACCAGAAGATTGTCACGGACGGCATCAAGGAGTTCTTTGAGAAGAACCCCAACGCCAACGTCTTTGCTGGCGAGTTCAACGTCGGAGGCAACTCGAAGACTcttgctgctggcgccaCGACCGGCAAGGCTCTCGGCAAGGCTGTCTACGTCTTCAGCACCGACCCCGAGACCGGCAAGGTCGCCCACGTCAACTACCTCCCCAAGGAGGTGCTTGACCGCAAGGTGCTGAACGCGAAGCAGTGGCTCGCCGATGTCTCTCAGGTGatcggcggcaagggcggcggaAAGGACGAGAGCGCGACTGGTGTGGGCTCCAACACGGACAAGGTCAACGAGGCCATTGCCACTGCGTTGAAGGTGtacaaggacaaggtcgaggctTAAGCGTTTTGCATGAGTAGGGTTTGGATGTCGCAGGGCCAGGGCGAAGGCGAGGGAGGGCCAGCCCGCGCGCAGAGGGCAGGGCCGACGGCGCCTGGCCGAGAGGTCGAGATAGATATGACATTGGCATGCAGTATGTGAGTGTGCGTTCCAGGAGAAAAAGCCGCATTCCAGGACAGTGGTGCATGGGGCCAGTGTCGGGGAGTTGGGtcggggcgagggggggcGGAGGGAAGAGTGAGGTCCGGCGTGCCCGCTGCCAGACGTGCCTCGGAGGATGTACGAATGGGTTTGCTAtgcgacgagcacgacgggcAGGCAGGTGAGGACGTCGGAGATTAGTGAAGGGGTCACAAGTGAGTGAACGGTCGCGTCGTGGAGAGAAAAGCAGAGGGGGCCACTTCCATCGGAGGTGAGCAGCCAGGTCCAGGAAGCTAAGGGGGCAGAGGCGTAAGCGAGGCGCGCGGTGTGGCATGGCAGGGGACAGCGAAGAAGCACAAGCAAGCACAAACAACATGGCCGAGCTGTGCCTCAATAAGTAAGCACGGACAGTGGGACGAAGCGCGATGCGACGAtcagtgccgccgcccccgtctGTCGATCAGCAGCCGTGATCAGCAGCTTCTCCCAGACCCCGTAGTCGCCGCACATCATGGCATCAACGAATTATACTATGTACTGTTTTGCCGAAGAGTCAGGCCGAGTGTGGGTGCGTGGGCTACGCCACGGGCTAGGCAGCCTAGTCGACGTAGAGCGAGTTGCGGTGCTGCGTCGTGTGTCAGATGGGCCtcatgccgccgcgccccagcgccactcaccacgccgccccacgcgcgcgccttgaACGCGATCGCGATGATGAAGATGAGGGTCACGAAGAGGACGATGctggggggtgtcagcggtgtcgaggtcgcgtagcggcgaggagcggagCGGTTCGCGTCTCCCACCCagccgtgctcgtcgccacgtctagctcggccgcctgcggcggcctcgcgagCTCGCAACTCACGTCTCGGCCCACGCGACGCCCATGGCGCTCTTGTTCAGATCGCAGCggggcacgtcggcgccgaccttgccgcaGTCGATGCCCTGGAGGAGGCCGGTGAGCTGTGGGGTGTTAGCGAGTgcgcggagcgcgcgagcacgcgcccGCAAGGCGCGAGTTTGAGTGACCGCGCCGCTAAACGCGACGAACGCGGCAGGCCCACTTACCGAACCAGCGCCAATGATGAAGAGGATAAACCCGATCGCGATGGGGATCAGGTGCACCAGGATGCCGAAGGTCGGCTTGTGGCCCGCGACTTGGAAGCCGATGCCGAGGATGACTGGGAgcgggggtcagcgagcCGTACATCgttggctgggcggggccgggtggctggctggcccaTCTCATcgcagaggacgagggggtcgagcgagccacaccacgccgcggccgacgctgcGACACACTCACGCGTCCACACCACCGTCCAGATACTAGCCGTCAGCGTGATCCTCAGGCGGTCGCGGAACGCCGCGCGGTGGATCTTGGGGTAGCCGTGCTTGTTGTAGTCGCCAACAAGATACCCGCTCACACCGACACACACGATGCCGATGATGAAGAGCAGGATGAAGAGGATCGTGTGCGTGATGCGGATGGCGCGCTCGTTCATGGTGCtgggttggggttgggggtCAGAGTTGTCAGAGAGAGGAGAAAGCAAAGAGGCGACACACGGCGGTCGTCAGGTGGCCACTTTTATACTTGATCCTTGGTCAACAACTCCGTCCCGTGCCAAGGGGATTTTTGCAGGGTCCgccccccgcctcgcccaccacacgccacacaccacaccactcggtttccgcctcggcgcgcgcaccatTGACGTcagtggggcggcggcggccgtgccTCCccttcaccaccaccgtgCCACATGCACTCGTCCGATCGCATCATGATGCATGATGCTGTTGATGTCACTGCTggtgccgccgttgccgccgtcgccgccgtcgcactTGCTGCTGCACACGACTGTGGCGTCGACTGCAATCACCGAAACTGCATACAACATGAATGTCTAGAATAGAGCAGCAGGGCCACACGCCCTAGTCGTAAGCCTTGTGCCAGCCACACGCCAGTGTCGCGCACTACGGGCTCGGCCTACGTTCCGCTCCGCGTACCTCGGCCTACTTGCCCAGCGCCGCACGCACACCGCGCACCACGAACAACGACTTGACCGCGCTCGCCTCAATGCCGTGGAAGACCAACCGTGCCACAACCTCGCCGACTTGCACAATACACGCGATCAGAATCAGCCAGATGATGATCCAGGTGATTCGGTGCACGGCGCGCTGGTCAATGTACTCGTGGATGATTTCGAGCTAAATGTCAGCGAGTGCCCCCTGTCTCTGTACGCACCAAGTCGCCGACAACACTCAGCCTGTCGTTGAGCACCTGCACGCGCGGGCCAATCTCAAGGTACTGGTTAATCGCCTCGTACAGCGGGTAGAGGGATGCCTCGGACCAGAAAAGCTCGGGAGTGTCTGGGATTGTCAGTTGAAAGCTCCGAGATCGAACGCGTGAGCTTACCCAGAATACCGCCAATCAAGTTGACGTCCATGCGCAGACGGAACAGTCTCCCAGTCATCTTCAACGCGTCGATGCGGTTCATCTGCAGGTGGCCCGTCACAGCCAGCTCCTTCGGGAACGAAGATGTGAGGGCCAGAGACTCCTGCATCACCGACTCGTACACCGACAGCTTGGTCGACTGGGCGATGGCATGCGCGAGCGACAGCTTGAACAGGTGCGAGCGAGATTTGAAGGCTGGGGTTAGAGCAAACACACAACATCCACTCACTAAACATGTCGTTGTAGATGCGCGGAGACTCGGCATCGCGGTCGTACTGTGGCATCAGTAACCAAAGCTCACTCAACACCACAGCGCCACGCGACTCACGACGAAGTGAAActcctccacctcccagtcgtcctcggccagaCCATGCTGCCACGCTCCCGCGGCCTCGCAGTCCGACATGATGGtccgctcctcgccggccgtgAAGCCAAAGAAGACGCTCACACCGTAGCTGAAGaacacggcctcggcgacattCTGCGACGAGTACGACTTGCGTCTGCGTctcgggggtgaggggtATCGCTTCCGCTGCGAACGCGAAACCGCCTGCTGCGGAGCATAGTCCACATGGCCAGCAGGCGGGTCCTCCAGTTCTGACGGTGTCAGCGCCGATGAGGGCACGTGTTCCAGGTAGCCGGGGTGGGTGCTTGACATGTGCGTACCGGGCACGTGGACGTGGCGAGTGTGATGCGGCTCTGACTCGCTATGGAGaaggcggcgctcgctctctTCCTCCCGCTCGCGATGCTCCTCCTCCAATTCTTCTTGCTGTTCGAGCAGCTGAGGGCCCTCGCGGTCAAAGTGAGGACCATCACCGTGGTCGACAATGATCGGGCCGTCGTGATCCTCCGGGTGGTTCGGGTGGTCCTCGTTATTCACGTGCTCTTCAGCCCTCTCGAGCGTGTCCTCCATTCCCGGCTCCAGGATTTGAGACTGGTTAGGTGGAGACGAGCTCAGAATGTACTCCGAAGGGTCGTGCGGGGCGCGGTAGTCTTCTCCATCGGCCGCGTCCTCATCTTGGACGGGGAAGTACTCGTCGTTGTAGCCCAGATCCTCGGCCTGCGTCATGCGCTCAAGCAGCGACACGCCGCCCGGGGACTTGACAGCAGGCGATGAACGAATCCGAGTTGTCGCGCCGTAGCCAGGAAGCAAAGGAAGGTTGTACACCTGTGAGGTATTAATACAGCGAATCGGATTTCAACCCACAGCGTAGATGCAGTCATCAAacacgcgcacgacgccaaCACCATGCTCGCGCTTCAAGAAAGCCTGCAGCAAGCGAAGACGGTAGCCATCGGCAGTGCTGTAAGCCGTCAAGCGGGGCAGGCTGTTCTCCTCGCGCTCTCGTTTTGTCATCTTCTCCGCGTCGGAGCGTTCGTCCTGGCCAAGGGGCGTAGTGTAGCTCTGCGATGCGCggtggctcgacgacggcgggccgCCAGAGCCAGCAGAGTAACTGCGAGGTCTTCCCGAGCGTGCAAGTGCAAGGTTGATATCACTTGCGGTACGGGGCAGGGGCGCAAGTTGCGGGTCTTCGGGGAGGAAAACGTGCTTCTCCGTCGTCTTTGAAGTACGCGCCGGAAGGCTGAGCTTGATGTTGCGTGCGGGCgtgcccttgccgagcggTGAGGGTATCTTTGGCGCCGAGAGGTTGCGGAGGTGCGCCGGGATGGACGCGAGCGATGAGCTGTGCTGgcccggcgacgagccgagctggcgcAGAGTTGATGCTGCGCGGGCCAGACCTGGGACAGTGCCGGCGCTGCGTCTTGCTGCGTTTGATGGCACGGCATTTGAGAGTGCCGTGGATTTTGGTTTTGTAGCGCCGAGAGGGCGAGACTGGCCTTGATTTGGCCTCGACATTATTGGTGGTGAGGGGGGGATGAGGAAGGAAggtgaggaagacgaggaaggtgaggaggagcaagGTCGCGATTAAGTCGTTGGTTGCTGCAACAAGCACCAAGGGGAAAGGAAGGCTTGGCTCGCGGGGCGTCATTGACAATGGGTGCCACATTAAATACTACCCTCACTTACCCCACCACTGTGACGGTCACCGCTGGATGCCACCCCCTGGGTGCGTTTGACCCTGggcggtgtcgtcgtcgttgaacgACCAAGTGGGTGCAGCGCCGTGACAGCAgcggtcgtcgttgtgccaggcgcgcgccgtaGATGACTGGTCACTGCCGCCTGACGCAcatccaccaccagcacTCCTCCCCCACGATCCCATCGGATCAGGCAATCAGCATCATCACCGCCTCACACGTCCCCATCGCCCTTTGACAACTCAACTAGACGACGACACGTCAAGAGAACATCTCGTttgccttcttcttcttaACGacaccccccctccccccctcccgCAGCTCGTGGCTTCTTCCcccagacgccgccgcgcggacCACCAACAAACGACATCTCACTTTCAACCACACCACATtaaccacaaccaccacaacTCTTTCTCAGCACCTCTCTCATCGACACTCCCGGCGCCATGGCCTACGTCGGTGTAGTCAAGGCGCTCTACGACTATGATGCCCAGGACCCAGAGGACGAGCTCTCGTTCAAGGAGGACCAGGTGCTCTATCTgatcgagaaggaggacagcgagtaagtctccttctcggcgcgctccaTCGGACGATCCACGAGCTGACGACTCCCCAGCTGGTGGaaggccaaggtcaaggatgaagaaggcggcgccgagggccccATCGGCCTCATCCCTGCCACctttgtcgaggaggtgcgtTGCGCCAGTGCACCCGCAAGCtccccgctcacgccccccAGCTGCCTCCGCTCAACGAAACACGGGCGCTCTATGCCTACGAGTCGACATCGCCAGAGGAGCTGACGATTGATGAAGACCAACCTCTAGAGGTCTTCGCCGTCGAAGACCAGTGGCTGCTTGTGCGAATCAGCGGCACTGAAGACAAGCTGGGCTTTGTGCCCCGCACTTATTGCGAAGAGCTTGACCACGCGGACGAGGTTGGAGTGGCCGTTGGTGCCGAGTCGGCAGCTAATATTGAGGCGCAGCGTgcagaggaggaagaagcggagcgcaagcgcgcaGTGGCTGCTCGCCAGCGTGAGCTGCAGAAGCAGGACAAGGTGGAGACTTGGTCTCTGTCAGAGCTggacggcaagaagaagaagaagggctcGCTGGGTGTTGGCAACGGCTCCATCTTCTTTGCATCCGAGCTGGACAAGGTGGGTGAATGCGAGTGGGCGTAGCATCTGACGGCACCAGTCTCCTGTCAAGATCCACCCGatcaccgacctcgtcaaggtcgagcagcCTTCGTCCAAGGTTCTCGTTCTTACCCTCTCGAGCACGGCCACACCCCTCCAGTTCCACACTGGCAGTTCGAGCGTATCGGCGGCCATCGTCAGTAAGCTCGAGCAGAGCAAGACAGCTGCCGGTGAGGTGCTCCAGATCCTccaggacgaggccgcccaGGGCGGCTACTCttccgaggaggagacgacgCCTCCGGTTCACGAGCCCAAGACGGTCCGCTGGGCAGAACCGACGCCCGAGAGCCCCGTTGTGGACACTCATGCCACTGTCGAAGCCTGCGTCGTGCTCTACGACTTTGAGGCCGGAGATGAGGACGAGCTCTCGGTCAACGAGGGCGAAAGCCTCACCATCTTGGAGAAGGAGAACGCCGAGTGGTGGCGTGTCCGCAATGCGCACGGCCAGGAAGGTGTCGTGCCTGCGCAGTATGTCGAGGTCTccgagggcggcgccaacGGAGCCGCCCACGATGACGGTGCTGCCGAGAGGCGGCGtcacgaggaggaggctgccgctgctgcaaccgcagccgccgctgccgaggccacccgccgggaggaggcggcccGCAAGGCCGAAGAACGACGTGCCATCGAGCAGGCGGCTAGGGAGCGTGCCGCtcaggaggaggccgaccgcgagctcgccgagcaggttgaggccgaggagcgtgcCAAGcaggagcgccgccgccagaagGATGAGGCCGactcgcgccagcagcgcgagtATGAGGCTGCCAAGAGGTGAGTCTCGAGACCTGACAGGGGGCGCGCTGACAAGGCAGGCGTGAGGCAGCCCGTGGTCAGGAGCCTCCCAAGGTCAGCAAGCGGCCTACAGCCCAGGATGTGGAGAGTGCAGCGCGCAACCTCCCCAGTGCGCGCGGCAAGTCGGCACCTGAGCGTCCCCAGGAGAACAACCGACCTAGTGAGTGTACATCCGAAAGCACCGCTGACCCTCCAGAGCCCAACCCTAACAGAACCCGCGTGTGGAGCGATCGCTCTGGCCAGTTCAAGGTAGAGGCCGAGTTCTTGGGCATGAGCGGCAACAAGCTGCGCCTGCACAAGACGAACGGTGTCATCATCGAAGTTCCGCTCGACAAGATGTCGCTTGACGATGCCAACATGGTCAAGCGTCACCTtcagcgcaaggccgagaaggagagACAACGCACAATGGATGACGATGACCAGCCGCTCGGCAAGCAGCCTCGCAGGCCGTCTCAGCAGGTCAACGCGGACCGACAAGGCCGCTCATCGCCTGCTCTGCGTGACGTGCCTCGCAAGCCCCGCTTCGACTGGttcgccttcttcctcgaggccggctgCGACATGGACGACTGCACTCGGTATGCTGCCAACTTTGAGCGCGACCGCATGGACGAGAGCATTCTCCCGGACCTGGAGCCTAGCACCATGCGGTCGCTTGGCCTCCGTGAGGGCGATGTAATCCGCGTCAACCGCGTCATCAAGGCCAAGTTCGCCAAGAAGACACCCGAGCAAGAGTCGCAGATCAACCAGGACGAAGACTATGCCCGCCGTCTTCAGGAGCACGAgaacggcggcgccaagggCCCGGCACCAGCCGCGCCTCCAAGCCTCTTTACTGGGCCTGATGGCAAGCTTGCcaaccaccgccgcggcaggCCAGAGCGGAAGAACACTGTCACTTCGCCCGTCGACCTTTCCACTGCTTCGGACCAGCTGGCCAAGGTTTCGCTCACTCCCATTGAGCCCACCCGGGCTGCCACGCCgcctgcccctcctcccgTCACCATCTCGCCTCCCCCCGAGCCCAAGCGTGCGGCGACGTCTGACGGCAATCTGATCAACCAgggctttgacgacgacgcctggACCATCAAGCCTGCGGCCAAGCCCTCGTCGCCTGGACgcggccgctcgcccgcgcccaccacggccacaTCGCCGACCTCTGCCAACGGTGGCACGGACGCCCTTCTCGCGCAGATCAACGCTCTGCGGCCGGCCGCGACTGGGGCTCCTCCCCAGGCCCAGCGCTCGAACACCGCTCCTCTGGTCTCGAGCTACGGCCTCGGAGCGACCAACACCTCGACGCCCATGTCGCAGAttcagcagcaacagcagcagcagcagcagcaggcgccgCCACAAATCCAggcgccgccccagcccgacCCGAACGCTCCACgcggcccgctcgcgcctGTGCCGGCCAACCAGGGGCTCTTGAACCCCCTGCAGCCTGCAATGACT contains:
- the ALA1 gene encoding Alanine--tRNA ligase, whose product is MLLARNLRPLTTSSLLPLRAQSSFHRTLISTAIRMSAADSAPVPPTSAPATWPSPEAWPANKVRDTFIEYFVKQNGFEHTFWPSSGVIPFDDDTLLFANAGMNQYKPLFLGTADPKSDLSKLIRAVNSQKCIRAGGKHNDLDDVGKDSYHHTFFEMLGNWSFGNYFKKGAITMAWDLLTRVYGIPEDRLYVTYFEGDASQGLEPDLEAKQIWADIGVPLDHILPGNAKDNFWEMGATGPCGPCSEIHFDRIGGRNAASLVNADDPDVLEIWNNVFIQFNRENDGSLRSLPAKHVDTGMGFERLVSVLHNVRSNYDTDVFTPIFKKIEELTGARPYAGKFGAEDVGEVDTAYRVIADHIRTLTIAISDGGVPDKDGRGYVLRRILRRGVRYANSKLNAPTGQFFSSLVDTVVENLGGIFPELTKKIPEVKEILDEEEQSFARTLKRGEVLFNKYADAALATPEKTLQGKDTWRLYDTYGFPVDLTEIMADERGLKIDQEAFEKARLESLEASKAGGKKGAAAGVKLDVHDLGALEANDAVPKTDDSFKYGKGDVDAKVKAIYHQGKFLKSTAEVPTGESFGILLDKTNFYAESGGQEYDTGSITIDGQAEFKVEDVQVFNGYVLHVGQLAEGEIKVDDSVIASYDELRRWPIRNNHTGTHILNYALREVLGDSIDQKGSLVAENRLRFDFSYNKSIPPAELTKVEDISNQWIKKAAPVYSKELPLSTAMKIPGLRAVFGERYPDPVRVVSLLYPLEDIEKDIENNKWASTSIEFCGGTHVQKTDEIKELVIIEESSIAKGIRRIVAVTGQHAYEVQRKGAEFEKKLERIAGLEGKEKEAALKPFPGELGKSGISLLTKHKLNERFNKITAEVAAALKAQSAADQKIVTDGIKEFFEKNPNANVFAGEFNVGGNSKTLAAGATTGKALGKAVYVFSTDPETGKVAHVNYLPKEVLDRKVLNAKQWLADVSQVIGGKGGGKDESATGVGSNTDKVNEAIATALKVYKDKVEA
- the RMD8 gene encoding Sporulation protein RMD8, with the protein product MSRPNQGQSRPLGATKPKSTALSNAVPSNAARRSAGTVPGLARAASTLRQLGSSPGQHSSSLASIPAHLRNLSAPKIPSPLGKGTPARNIKLSLPARTSKTTEKHVFLPEDPQLAPLPRTASDINLALARSGRPRSYSAGSGGPPSSSHRASQSYTTPLGQDERSDAEKMTKREREENSLPRLTAYSTADGYRLRLLQAFLKREHGVGVVRVFDDCIYAVYNLPLLPGYGATTRIRSSPAVKSPGGVSLLERMTQAEDLGYNDEYFPVQDEDAADGEDYRAPHDPSEYILSSSPPNQSQILEPGMEDTLERAEEHVNNEDHPNHPEDHDGPIIVDHGDGPHFDREGPQLLEQQEELEEEHREREEESERRLLHSESEPHHTRHVHVPGTHMSSTHPGYLEHVPSSALTPSELEDPPAGHVDYAPQQAVSRSQRKRYPSPPRRRRKSYSSQNVAEAVFFSYGVSVFFGFTAGEERTIMSDCEAAGAWQHGLAEDDWEVEEFHFVYDRDAESPRIYNDMFTFKSRSHLFKLSLAHAIAQSTKLSVYESVMQESLALTSSFPKELAVTGHLQMNRIDALKMTGRLFRLRMDVNLIGGILDTPELFWSEASLYPLYEAINQYLEIGPRVQVLNDRLSVVGDLLEIIHEYIDQRAVHRITWIIIWLILIACIVQVGEVVARLVFHGIEASAVKSLFVVRGVRAALGK
- the SLA1 gene encoding Actin cytoskeleton-regulatory complex protein SLA1; translated protein: MAYVGVVKALYDYDAQDPEDELSFKEDQVLYLIEKEDSDWWKAKVKDEEGGAEGPIGLIPATFVEELPPLNETRALYAYESTSPEELTIDEDQPLEVFAVEDQWLLVRISGTEDKLGFVPRTYCEELDHADEVGVAVGAESAANIEAQRAEEEEAERKRAVAARQRELQKQDKVETWSLSELDGKKKKKGSLGVGNGSIFFASELDKSPVKIHPITDLVKVEQPSSKVLVLTLSSTATPLQFHTGSSSVSAAIVSKLEQSKTAAGEVLQILQDEAAQGGYSSEEETTPPVHEPKTVRWAEPTPESPVVDTHATVEACVVLYDFEAGDEDELSVNEGESLTILEKENAEWWRVRNAHGQEGVVPAQYVEVSEGGANGAAHDDGAAERRRHEEEAAAAATAAAAAEATRREEAARKAEERRAIEQAARERAAQEEADRELAEQVEAEERAKQERRRQKDEADSRQQREYEAAKRREAARGQEPPKVSKRPTAQDVESAARNLPSARGKSAPERPQENNRPKPNPNRTRVWSDRSGQFKVEAEFLGMSGNKLRLHKTNGVIIEVPLDKMSLDDANMVKRHLQRKAEKERQRTMDDDDQPLGKQPRRPSQQVNADRQGRSSPALRDVPRKPRFDWFAFFLEAGCDMDDCTRYAANFERDRMDESILPDLEPSTMRSLGLREGDVIRVNRVIKAKFAKKTPEQESQINQDEDYARRLQEHENGGAKGPAPAAPPSLFTGPDGKLANHRRGRPERKNTVTSPVDLSTASDQLAKVSLTPIEPTRAATPPAPPPVTISPPPEPKRAATSDGNLINQGFDDDAWTIKPAAKPSSPGRGRSPAPTTATSPTSANGGTDALLAQINALRPAATGAPPQAQRSNTAPLVSSYGLGATNTSTPMSQIQQQQQQQQQQAPPQIQAPPQPDPNAPRGPLAPVPANQGLLNPLQPAMTGMFVPTHPTGQQPQFGIAPQATGYLPSPQVLSPGGYSPNYGIQQQTLQPAYTGFPGYQQPQQSTFNAVANMAPPAPVVPQATGAPSGDKFAPSNIFSAMKRTDFTKTEEQNPQPAQKYDALRPLTTGYNGGPQGLYPQATGMPMQMQATGMPGMMPQMTGYNPQMGYMPPNPYGQYR